One region of Peptococcaceae bacterium 1198_IL3148 genomic DNA includes:
- the coaD gene encoding pantetheine-phosphate adenylyltransferase: MRIAIYPGSFDPIHYGHLDIIERSAKLYDKLIVAVTTNPQKKPLFTSEERVDILEQVLQDYSNVFVESFEGLTVNYALKQGAQVLVRGLRAITDFEGEFVFALTNKKLVPNVETVYLMTRSEYSFISSSSVKEVAYYGGNVSDMVPSLVAEKLSIKYKGNTK; the protein is encoded by the coding sequence ATGCGTATAGCGATTTATCCAGGTAGCTTTGACCCCATTCATTATGGTCACTTAGACATTATTGAACGCTCTGCTAAACTTTATGATAAGTTAATTGTGGCGGTGACCACTAACCCACAGAAAAAGCCTTTATTTACCAGTGAAGAACGAGTTGACATTTTAGAACAGGTGCTGCAGGACTATTCCAACGTTTTTGTCGAGTCCTTTGAAGGATTAACTGTTAACTATGCCTTAAAGCAAGGAGCCCAAGTGTTGGTAAGGGGTTTGCGAGCAATAACCGATTTTGAGGGTGAGTTTGTTTTTGCTTTAACCAATAAAAAACTGGTGCCAAATGTTGAAACCGTTTACTTAATGACTAGGTCAGAATATTCATTTATTAGTTCCAGTTCGGTGAAAGAAGTGGCCTATTATGGTGGCAATGTTAGTGATATGGTACCGTCATTGGTGGCAGAAAAGTTAAGCATAAAATATAAAGGAAACACAAAATAA